In Streptomyces sp. SID8374, one genomic interval encodes:
- the panC gene encoding pantoate--beta-alanine ligase: protein MTTSSRTGNTGPAGPQGTAPQGPTAPEGATSQGTPALLRTAAELDALPRPAGAERAVVMTMGALHEGHATLIRAARAAAGPDGQVVVTVFVNPLQFGEAADLDRYPRTLDADLATAAAAGADAVFAPGVDEVYPGGEPQVRITAGPMGERLEGASRPGHFDGMLTVVAKLLHLTRPDEAFYGQKDAQQLALIRRMVRDLNFGVQITGVPTVRDPDGLALSSRNRFLSPQERHTALALPRALFAAQDRLAAQQALHERAKATAPGGDRAAGLNKLGEARAAADAQAVALARPNGAPAAVRATARAILEEAATRGRHPLVLDYLALVDPADFTEIPDDRESGEAILAVAARVGDTRLIDNIPLTFGALT from the coding sequence ATGACCACCAGCAGCCGTACGGGAAACACCGGCCCCGCGGGCCCCCAGGGCACCGCCCCCCAGGGCCCCACGGCCCCCGAGGGCGCAACCTCTCAAGGAACCCCCGCCCTCCTCCGCACCGCCGCCGAGCTGGACGCCCTCCCCCGCCCCGCCGGGGCCGAGCGGGCCGTCGTCATGACCATGGGCGCCCTCCACGAGGGCCACGCCACCCTGATCCGCGCCGCCCGCGCGGCCGCGGGGCCGGACGGCCAGGTCGTGGTCACCGTCTTCGTGAACCCGCTCCAGTTCGGTGAGGCGGCCGACCTCGACCGCTACCCGCGCACCCTGGACGCCGACCTGGCCACCGCCGCGGCCGCCGGCGCCGACGCCGTCTTCGCCCCCGGTGTGGACGAGGTCTACCCCGGCGGCGAGCCCCAGGTGAGGATCACCGCGGGCCCCATGGGCGAGCGGCTCGAAGGCGCTTCCCGCCCCGGCCACTTCGACGGCATGCTCACCGTCGTCGCCAAGCTCCTCCACCTGACCCGCCCCGACGAGGCGTTCTACGGGCAGAAGGACGCCCAGCAGCTCGCCCTGATCCGCCGCATGGTCCGCGACCTGAACTTCGGCGTCCAGATCACCGGCGTCCCCACCGTCCGCGACCCCGACGGCCTCGCGCTCTCCAGCCGCAACCGGTTCCTGTCCCCGCAGGAGCGGCACACCGCCCTCGCCCTGCCCCGCGCCCTGTTCGCTGCCCAGGACCGGCTCGCCGCCCAGCAGGCCCTGCACGAGCGGGCCAAGGCCACCGCCCCCGGCGGCGACCGGGCCGCCGGGCTCAACAAGCTCGGCGAGGCCCGCGCCGCCGCCGACGCCCAGGCCGTCGCGCTGGCCCGGCCCAACGGGGCGCCCGCCGCCGTACGGGCCACCGCACGCGCGATCCTGGAAGAGGCCGCCACCCGGGGCAGGCACCCGCTCGTCCTGGACTATCTCGCCCTGGTCGACCCGGCGGACTTCACCGAGATCCCCGACGACCGCGAGAGCGGGGAGGCGATCCTCGCCGTCGCCGCCCGGGTCGGGGACACCCGCCTCATCGACAACATCCCCCTCACCTTCGGAGCCCTGACGTGA
- a CDS encoding DUF2520 domain-containing protein: MNTTVPKEPLDARDRPARLTVGVVGAGRVGPALAAALQLAGHRPVAVSGVSDASRRRAAALLPDVPVVTPAEVLARAELVLLTVPDDALPGLVEGLAETGAVRPGQLLVHTSGRYGARVLDPALRAGALPLALHPAMTFTGSSVDVQRLAGCSFGVTAPEELRLAAEALVIEMGGEPEWIAEESRPLYHAALALGANHLVTLVAESMELLAKAGVTAPDRMLGPLLGAALDNALRSGDAALTGPVARGDAGTVAAHVGELRAHAPQMVGGYLAMARATADRALAHGLLKPELAEDLLVALADQESRPGGPGPGETR, encoded by the coding sequence GTGAATACGACAGTTCCGAAGGAACCCCTCGACGCGAGGGACCGCCCCGCCCGCCTCACCGTCGGCGTCGTGGGAGCGGGCCGCGTCGGTCCCGCACTCGCCGCCGCGCTCCAGCTCGCCGGTCACCGACCGGTGGCCGTCTCGGGCGTCTCCGACGCCTCCCGGCGCCGCGCGGCCGCCCTGCTCCCCGACGTCCCCGTGGTGACGCCCGCCGAGGTGCTCGCCCGCGCCGAGCTGGTGCTGCTCACCGTCCCCGACGACGCGCTCCCGGGCCTGGTCGAGGGGCTCGCCGAGACCGGTGCCGTACGGCCGGGACAGCTCCTCGTCCACACTTCCGGGCGGTACGGAGCCCGGGTCCTGGACCCCGCGCTGCGGGCCGGGGCCCTGCCGCTCGCGCTGCACCCGGCGATGACGTTCACCGGCTCGTCCGTCGACGTCCAGCGGCTCGCGGGCTGCTCGTTCGGGGTCACCGCCCCCGAGGAGCTGCGGCTGGCCGCCGAGGCGCTGGTCATCGAGATGGGCGGCGAGCCGGAGTGGATCGCCGAGGAGTCCCGCCCGCTCTACCACGCGGCCCTCGCCCTGGGCGCGAACCACCTGGTCACCCTGGTCGCCGAGTCGATGGAGCTGCTGGCCAAGGCCGGGGTCACCGCCCCGGACCGGATGCTCGGCCCGCTCCTGGGCGCCGCCCTGGACAACGCCCTGCGCTCCGGCGACGCCGCGCTGACCGGCCCGGTGGCCCGGGGCGACGCGGGCACGGTCGCCGCCCACGTCGGCGAGCTGCGCGCGCACGCCCCCCAGATGGTCGGGGGCTATCTCGCGATGGCCCGCGCCACGGCCGACCGGGCGCTGGCCCACGGCCTGCTCAAGCCGGAGCTGGCGGAGGACCTGCTCGTCGCCCTGGCCGACCAGGAGAGCCGCCCGGGCGGCCCGGGGCCGGGGGAGACCCGATGA
- a CDS encoding beta-eliminating lyase-related protein, translated as MTAMDEQEQRRRRLAAWRGSHRMLARRSTDRTVGEGLAALMAGVGAGSGTGAGSASEVGAGLGSGAGSGFVHDPDDAVDVYGGGVVADLERRVAGLLGTEAAAFFPTGTMAQQVALRCWAGRTGNATVALHPLAHPELHEEGSLGAVSGLRTVHLTSAARMPSAEEVRDHPEPFGTLMLELPLRDAGFVLPTWDELEAVVAAARERDAVVHLDGARLWECTEHFARDLQEIAALADSVYVSFYKSLDGLSGAVLAGPDALVEEARVWRHRYGGQVFQQYPAALSALLGLEKELPRLPSYVAHAKVVASAMAEGFAAAGVPWFRVHPEPPHTHQFQVWLPYGAEVLDEASLRQAEETGVTLFRRWGSGAAGLPPGVSVTEVTVAGAGLEWSAEDVREAVGVFVGLLK; from the coding sequence ATGACAGCCATGGATGAGCAGGAGCAGCGGCGGCGCCGACTGGCCGCCTGGCGGGGGTCGCACCGGATGCTGGCGCGCCGGTCCACGGACCGCACGGTGGGCGAGGGGCTCGCGGCGCTGATGGCCGGGGTGGGGGCCGGTTCCGGCACTGGAGCCGGTTCCGCTTCCGAGGTCGGGGCCGGTCTCGGTTCGGGGGCCGGTTCCGGTTTCGTACACGATCCGGACGACGCGGTGGATGTGTACGGCGGCGGGGTCGTCGCGGACCTGGAGCGGCGGGTGGCCGGGCTGCTGGGGACGGAGGCGGCGGCGTTCTTCCCGACCGGCACCATGGCCCAGCAGGTCGCGCTGCGGTGCTGGGCGGGGCGTACGGGCAACGCGACGGTGGCACTGCACCCCCTGGCCCACCCGGAGCTGCACGAGGAGGGGTCGCTCGGGGCGGTGAGCGGGCTGCGGACGGTGCACCTGACGTCGGCGGCCCGGATGCCGAGCGCGGAGGAGGTGCGGGACCACCCGGAGCCGTTCGGCACGCTGATGCTGGAGCTGCCGTTGCGGGACGCCGGTTTCGTACTGCCCACGTGGGACGAGCTGGAGGCGGTCGTGGCCGCGGCCCGGGAGCGGGACGCGGTGGTGCACCTGGACGGGGCGCGGCTCTGGGAGTGCACCGAACACTTCGCGCGTGACCTTCAGGAGATCGCGGCGCTCGCGGACAGCGTGTACGTGTCCTTCTACAAGTCGCTGGACGGGCTGTCGGGGGCGGTGCTGGCGGGCCCGGACGCGCTGGTGGAGGAGGCGCGGGTGTGGCGCCACCGGTACGGGGGCCAGGTCTTCCAGCAGTACCCGGCGGCGCTCTCCGCCCTGCTCGGCCTGGAGAAGGAGCTGCCACGGCTGCCGTCGTACGTGGCCCACGCGAAGGTGGTGGCGTCGGCGATGGCGGAGGGGTTCGCGGCGGCGGGGGTGCCGTGGTTCCGGGTCCATCCGGAGCCGCCGCACACGCACCAGTTCCAGGTCTGGCTGCCGTACGGGGCCGAGGTGCTGGACGAGGCGTCGTTGCGGCAGGCGGAGGAGACGGGGGTGACGCTGTTCCGGCGGTGGGGTTCCGGGGCGGCCGGGCTGCCGCCGGGGGTGTCGGTGACCGAGGTGACGGTGGCCGGGGCCGGGCTGGAGTGGTCGGCGGAGGATGTGCGGGAGGCGGTGGGGGTGTTCGTGGGCTTGCTGAAGTAG